A window of Bacteroidota bacterium contains these coding sequences:
- a CDS encoding endonuclease domain-containing protein: protein MERKMFYNASPDLFIKAQMLRNSMTVSEKTLWENLKENKLGVRFKPQHPIDIFIADFYCHALKLVIEIDGDYHQFQIEKDKARTEELQNIGIEVIRFTNEDVENNIEIVLQTIVEKIKLKQEKMQTNKNLLKNDNERWHPLGAGVREGKTDLLLKILFL from the coding sequence ATGGAAAGAAAAATGTTTTATAATGCATCACCGGATTTGTTTATCAAAGCGCAAATGCTTCGTAACAGTATGACCGTGAGTGAAAAAACATTGTGGGAAAATCTTAAAGAAAATAAACTTGGTGTAAGATTCAAACCTCAGCATCCTATTGATATTTTTATTGCCGATTTCTATTGTCATGCTTTGAAACTTGTTATTGAAATTGATGGGGATTATCATCAATTTCAAATTGAGAAAGATAAAGCAAGAACAGAGGAATTACAAAATATAGGCATAGAAGTAATTCGTTTTACAAATGAAGATGTTGAAAATAATATTGAAATTGTTTTGCAAACAATAGTAGAGAAGATAAAACTAAAGCAAGAAAAAATGCAAACAAATAAAAATCTTCTAAAGAATGATAATGAGCGCTGGCACCCTTTAGGGGCAGGGGTGCGCGAGGGCAAAACGGATTTACTATTAAAAATTTTATTTTTATAA
- a CDS encoding T9SS type A sorting domain-containing protein, producing the protein MNNLAFNGNYFLYNDTFNFVLSDYQTSTPIHQYIDSSDLQMGTVSALIADSAGELIFYSNGFRIGNKNFKMIPGTDTLDYTSITNNWPSGQPTLNGAFFLPSLSNPNEILLFHKDWQFISFLNCLIFTSYNAWFTILDKTANNGLGGLVSRNNVLYNTEMCRDGIQAVKHANGRDYWIVLQDFDTSTFITFLYTPSGFYGPYFQSMNIPLYRCGSHNSIFNYQGAKYATCSWNNNLMLFDFDRCSGQFTFTNQVDTGISYGGFFFCFSAKGNKIYRGNYTEIYQYDTADVDFNISRDTVAIYDGYYDGDSTKFTGMYLAADDKIYINASGTKYQHVINNPDAAGTACNVVQHVINHNLILDLAFPNYINYDLGPLVGSPCDTLSFLTPTLSKGEGVMQCFPNPATNEVNIKINNVPLGNYVLSIYSPLANEVMHIESKNTAKDFTKTLRVQSLAGGFYFVKLQVEGMEWYGRFVRE; encoded by the coding sequence ATGAATAATCTTGCTTTTAACGGTAATTACTTCTTATATAATGATACCTTTAATTTTGTACTGAGTGATTATCAAACCAGCACTCCTATTCATCAATATATCGATTCTTCTGATTTGCAAATGGGAACCGTTTCTGCCTTAATTGCTGATAGTGCAGGCGAATTAATTTTTTATTCAAATGGCTTTAGAATTGGAAACAAAAATTTTAAAATGATACCCGGCACTGATACATTAGATTACACTAGCATAACAAATAATTGGCCTTCTGGCCAACCAACCTTAAATGGTGCCTTCTTTCTACCTTCTTTGTCGAATCCAAATGAAATTTTGCTTTTTCATAAAGACTGGCAATTCATATCTTTTTTAAATTGCCTTATTTTTACAAGCTATAATGCATGGTTTACTATACTTGATAAAACTGCAAATAATGGATTGGGTGGGCTGGTATCGCGAAACAATGTATTGTACAATACCGAAATGTGCAGAGATGGCATACAAGCCGTAAAACATGCCAATGGCAGGGACTATTGGATAGTGCTACAAGACTTTGATACAAGCACTTTCATTACATTTTTATATACTCCTTCTGGTTTTTATGGGCCGTATTTTCAAAGTATGAATATACCATTATATAGATGTGGGTCGCATAATTCTATATTCAATTATCAAGGTGCAAAATATGCAACTTGTTCGTGGAACAATAATTTGATGTTATTTGATTTTGACAGATGTAGTGGGCAATTTACTTTTACTAACCAAGTGGATACAGGCATTTCTTACGGTGGCTTCTTTTTCTGTTTTTCTGCAAAAGGGAATAAAATTTACCGAGGCAATTACACAGAAATTTATCAATACGATACAGCCGATGTAGATTTCAATATTTCGCGCGATACGGTTGCTATATACGATGGATATTATGATGGGGACTCAACAAAATTTACTGGTATGTATTTGGCAGCCGATGATAAAATTTATATCAATGCCTCTGGAACAAAATATCAGCATGTCATAAATAATCCGGATGCTGCCGGAACAGCATGCAATGTTGTTCAACATGTAATAAATCACAATCTGATTTTAGATTTAGCCTTCCCCAACTACATCAACTACGACTTAGGGCCGCTTGTGGGGAGTCCTTGTGATACACTTTCGTTCCTCACCCCAACCCTCTCCAAAGGAGAGGGAGTAATGCAATGCTTTCCAAACCCGGCAACAAATGAAGTAAACATAAAAATAAACAATGTGCCGCTTGGTAATTATGTACTTAGTATATACTCACCGTTAGCCAATGAGGTAATGCACATAGAAAGCAAAAACACTGCAAAAGATTTTACAAAAACATTACGTGTTCAGAGCCTTGCAGGTGGTTTTTATTTTGTAAAGTTGCAGGTGGAGGGGATGGAGTGGTATGGGAGGTTTGTGAGGGAGTAG
- a CDS encoding T9SS type A sorting domain-containing protein gives MIPKIQHSKDKPPAGVGGVLATQCPLIGGSAVYLARPIVELFDENIIYNDQAVCLSQGVSMKLANNNNTEAQSENSQVKVYPVPSNEVVNFDFGNIQFSMLLIFDSFGKQIQEIKLNEEHHYLLQTNTYANGIYRYKLINDKVELTGKLVILK, from the coding sequence ATGATACCAAAAATCCAGCATAGCAAAGACAAGCCCCCAGCGGGGGTTGGGGGTGTATTGGCCACGCAATGCCCACTAATAGGTGGCTCAGCTGTGTATTTGGCAAGGCCAATTGTAGAACTATTTGATGAGAACATAATTTACAATGACCAAGCTGTATGCTTGAGCCAGGGCGTAAGTATGAAATTAGCAAATAACAATAACACAGAAGCACAAAGCGAAAACAGCCAAGTAAAAGTATATCCAGTGCCAAGTAATGAAGTTGTAAATTTTGATTTTGGAAATATCCAATTTAGCATGCTCTTGATATTTGATAGTTTTGGTAAGCAAATACAAGAGATAAAATTAAACGAAGAGCACCATTACCTTTTGCAAACAAATACGTATGCAAATGGTATATATCGTTATAAACTAATTAACGATAAAGTCGAATTAACAGGTAAACTTGTAATTCTAAAATAA